Proteins found in one Leishmania major strain Friedlin complete genome, chromosome 35 genomic segment:
- a CDS encoding putative 60S ribosomal protein L27A/L29 (previous protein_id=AAZ14601.1), which produces MPTRFKKCRHQRGSTFCGYGRVGKHRKHESGRGNAGGMHHHRINFDKYHPGYFGKLGMDHYHRKKNPMWKPTINLNNLSRLIAAEEAAKAAKGGTLPVVDLQSSGYAKLLGNGHIQVPCIVKARYVSKLADKKIRKAGGAVVLQA; this is translated from the coding sequence ATGCCGACCCGCTTCAAGAAGTGCCGCCACCAGCGTGGCTCAACGTTCTGCGGCTACGGTCGCGTAGGCAAGCACCGCAAGCATGAGTCCGGTCGCGGTAACGCTGGCGGtatgcaccaccaccgcatcAACTTCGACAAGTACCACCCCGGGTACTTTGGTAAGCTGGGCATGGACCACTACCACCGCAAGAAGAACCCGATGTGGAAGCCGACGATCAACCTGAACAACTTGTCGCGCCTGATtgctgcggaggaggcggcgaaggcggcgaagggCGGGACTTTGCCTGTGGTGGACCTGCAGTCGAGCGGGTACGCGAAGCTGCTGGGCAACGGCCACATCCAGGTGCCGTGCATCGTGAAGGCGCGCTACGTGAGCAAGCTGGCCGACAAGAAGATACGCAAggctggcggcgctgtggtgcTCCAGGCGTGA
- a CDS encoding putative 60S ribosomal protein L23 (previous protein_id=AAZ14602.1), with protein sequence MGKDQANVKGCRFRVSVALPVGAVVNCADNTGAKNLYVISVKGYHGRLNRLPSAALGDMVMCSVKKGKPELRKKVLNAVIIRQRKSWRRKDGTVIYFEDNAGVIVNPKGEMKGSGIAGPVAKESADLWPKISTHAPAIV encoded by the coding sequence ATGGGTAAGGATCAGGCCAACGTCAAGGGCTGCCGCTTCCGCGTTTCCGTTGCGCTGCCCGTCGGCGCAGTGGTGAACTGCGCGGACAACACCGGTGCCAAGAACCTGTACGTCATCTCCGTGAAGGGCTACCACGGCCGTCTTAACCGTCTGCCGTCTGCTGCCCTGGGCGATATGGTGATGTGTTCTGTGAAGAAGGGCaagccggagctgcgcaagaagGTGCTGAACGCTGTGATCATCCGTCAGCGCAAGAGCTGGCGCCGCAAGGACGGTACGGTCATCTACTTCGAGGACAACGCTGGCGTGATCGTGAACCCCAAGGGTGAAATGAAGGGTTCCGGCATTGCTGGCCCGGTGGCGAAGGAGTCTGCAGACCTGTGGCCCAAGATCTCCACGCACGCCCCCGCAATCGTCTAA